Below is a genomic region from Gopherus flavomarginatus isolate rGopFla2 chromosome 25, rGopFla2.mat.asm, whole genome shotgun sequence.
AGGATCTGCAATGCTCCTCTCTGTTTAGTTAGCAGAGGGTGTGGAGAATGACTCACTCCCAAGCTATTGTTGCTGGATGATTTTCCACCCTTCACACAGAGCTGGGATCTCCCCTCCTGCAGAGATCGGGTTTGGGGTCACATTTCCCTGCTGCTCAGAGCCAACCTGTGACCCATCCCAAGCATTTCCCATTGCTGCAGTGAGACACCCTCAGAATGTATTCTAGGCTGACAATCCTGCTCCTCCATCTGCATCAGAATTTAGGGGTCCCCCTTCTCTTCAGCTTTCCCTCATCTGCACTGCTCCCCTCAGGCATTCAAAGATCAGCTGCAGCTTCAAACCTTCATTTGAATATGAACCATTAAGCATATGCAAATGTCGGCTGAGAGTGAAACCTGCTTGTGGTACATCTGGTTCCCTGAGCCTCCCAGCAAAACCCTGGGCCAGGTCTGCCACTCCATTACAACCCACTGCACCCCTAAGGGATCCTAGGCAGATGAACCTCCCCCGCTGCAAGACAAGCGAGTTCAGGCCAGCAGCAGATGCTGGATTGGAAATACTGCCTGTCTGTCAATGGAGCAGGCAGCATGCACTAGAAGCAGGGGTATTCGCGCACACAGAATGTAAGCAGAAAAGGGAAGCAGCAGGGACAGTTACCCTGTGACTGGTCTGGATGTAGCTATTTTAGCTTACAGGGAGGGAGGTTTTGAAGAGGAGCTGTATTTTGATGAGAGCCACACAGCTTCTGCAGCTCTCCTCCATATCTGCAGCTGGGGGGGACTTTAAGCACCTGCTCCTGTGACAGCAGTGAGAGGATACGTAACAAACCCATCCCTTTGGTTAAAGGTATCCATCCCCTATAGTTCATGACTACCTTGGACGGTGAAAGTTCACTAATTAGTTCAATGCTTCGTTAAAGGGTAGAGGACGTGCAACAGTCCCTGTTAACCTGAACTAAGATTCCCAAGCACTTCCACCAAAACACATAGTACATTGGGGTTCAGCTCAGCCAGGCTGCCACACCTGCAGCTGAAAGAGCAACACCCTGATTAGCTCTGCAGCCAGATGAAGGCTGATGGAGGCACTCACGGCAGGACAGCTGCTGTACCTGTTTTCCCCCTGCCCACTATCCCTCCCTGCCACAGGATGCTGCTGCTTACCCCTCGCTGCTCCCAGCACAAGGGGGCAATTGCTATACCAGAGCAGACctgcttctgacagcagccaggcAAGAAACCCAGACAACTAACTGAAAGACCCCGTGCAGGGGAATGGAAGTTCTGTACTTCACTTGCAGCTCATTGCCATGCAGGAGACAAAGGAACTGCCCCCTTCTGAGCCTTCCTAAAACAATCCCCACAGGGGGAGGGTCTCATTGCTCACAAGTGTTTATAGCAGATAAAAGTAGGACTGGGAGACAGGAGGGCGCTTCCCAGCTGCAGTCCATGGATTTTACCTTTGCTCTTCCGCAGTGATGAGGTGGCAAAGGAGGGACGGGGACGGGCCTGGGACTAAGGGAGGTCACTCCCCCTGCTGCATGGGAATCCTGCCATCACAAGTGAAACAGCCGACAGCCCCTGACCCCGATTGGCTGGGGAGGAAGCAAATGACTAAGGGTACAAACTCGCGCAAGGAGCCAGAAGGGGGCAGAGGTTATCAGGCTGCAGTTTCACTGGGACACAACCCAAGAAAGTGAGAGCAAACCCAGGGAGAAAACAAATTGCGGACGAATTTCTGCTCGGAGGCCGGGAgaccagctccccctgctggggggtaCAGGCCCCTGGCACCGCCAGCTTGCCAGGGGGAGCGATTGAAAAACAAACGCAGCTCCCGCTGCTGGACAGACAGAATAATACAAACCAGTCCCTCCCCTGCTTACgcatgtttttttcccttttaaaaacagcaacataCAAGTTAATAGTAAACCAAATCCCCTTCCAGCTCCACTTGTCAGCTTGGACTTTATTTGTGAGTTTATACATTTAGGGAGACTTTATACACCAGCACTGATAAAAGCAGCTCCGAGCCCAGAGGCACAGCCTTCAGGCTGGAGTCTGACAGGAGAACATCCTTATACACAGATTATACAGATCACACAGACATTACGAACAACATGATTGCTCCGTCCACATCCAGAATCGGTTACGTTATTGCACTCAAAGCAGCACTGGACAAGATTAAACACCCGATTACAGCTAACGAGCACACAACATGTCTGCTCCCCATGTAACACTGGGGCTTGAGGACTGGCAGGTTAAAACAGGGAGGGCCCTCAGGCAGGAGGCGCTGACAGAGAGGCTGTCCAGGAGAGCCAGCCTGCCTGTGGTTTGGTCTCAGCCACCCCCTTGGTAGGCAGTCCAGATAATCAACAAGAGATCTGAGGGAATCACTAGCCAACGGCCtctctgtgaaatgagtttggtaggTCTCAGCCCAATTCCCTGTGAAGCAGCATTCACATGACACAGTTGGCACTAACTGCCCCCACAGACACATGCTTCATCGGCAGACTCAGCAGAGGTGCCAAGGATCAGATAAGCTTCGGAGACTGAACTGATCCCAGGCCTAGAGTTGCCCCTTTACGTCAGGGCAGACACACCTTGGCAGGGGAAGCTCCCACTGGGATGGATGGagggcttcagtctccagggctgccaaTCTGGCACCTCTGAGCACCCCCAAATATTCCGTGGTTTTATAAAAGTTAAGATAGTTGCCCTGTGAAGTGCAGGAGCAAGGGGGCCATACCCCATCCTTCGCCGCTCctgggtaagggggtgggggcaaaaaGGTATTGAAAATATCCCAGGTCCCTGTGTGAAATGCTCTCGCTCTTGGCCTTCAAGGGGCAAGCCTCTCATACACCCAGTTCCCCTCTCCCTTGTGCGTCATGAGTCCCGTGGGGGCAGTGGCGTCCCGGAGGTGCCGGAAGACGATGCGGTCATGTAAGCGGTTGGTTTGGCCCTGCCAGAACTCCACAACGTCTGGTTTCAGAATGTATCCCCCCCTGAGGGAAAAACAGATGCTGTTAGAGGCACCCATGCACAGCAGCAGCCTTCATACAAAGCCAAGCGGGACCAGGAAGTTCCCTACGACGAAGCAGATGGAGCTAAGCTTTTACGCAGCACATATCACGACGGCCTGTGGGCACGTAAAAAAGACGTGAAGTGTCTGCACACAACCACGTCAAGCCCAATGATGCCTGCCGCTTTGGGATGAGCTCCACATCTTCTTGCGGGGAACGGCTCAGAAGCTGGCCAATCTCAACCTTAACCGATTCCCAAAGCTTCCTTTAAGTAAATCCAGACTTTGTCAGGAGCTGGTACTCAGCTGCATGAAAGCTTTAGGTTcaagccctgcccctggcctTCAATCTAAATCTATCATTGATGTTGCAGGGCAGCACTTGGCAGAgggggaagcagcagcaacattacGGAGAGGTATCACCCTTTGGAAAGATTAAACCTAAGTGCTGTCTGTCCATCTCTACCAGCCGGGAATCCGAGATCTTCTGGCAGTTTTAAGGAAACCAACATCCCCCTAGTTTCTAATAGCCACAGCTGAGGCACTCGGAGGTGTAGTGGAGGAATGGGAAGGGACCCCAAGGGAGAGAGTGGAAGACCAGGCCTAACTTACACAAAAGCAGATTTTACCCACTAAGCACCACTCACCAGTACGCAGGCTTTGGCACAGTGCCCTCCCGGTACAGCTCTTCCAGTTCTGCGTTCTTCTTCCTTAAATActgccagggagagagagacagtctGAAGGCCTGGGGCCTCCTGCCATGCAGCATGCATGCAAAAAGCAGGCAGAGTATGGCCTGGGGCCCTCACTGCACCCAGCAGGAGATAAGATGCACTGGGACACACAGCGAGGGAACAAGAGTCCCTGGGGAAAGCTCTGAGGAACCCAAGGGGCTGGAATCCAGCACAATCCACCCCACCCTCAAATCCCACTGCGCCTCACCTCCCTGTCGGGAATCACTGTGCTCTGGCGACTCACGACAGCCCCGATCTGGCTGCTTCGGGGCCGGGAGTGGAAGTAGTGCTCCGATTCCTCCTCTGGAAGTCTCTCCACAGAGCCCTCGATACGCacctgcaacagccacagtgagATGGGACCTGGCCCCAGGAAGGTGGGCACACTTCCACTAGGGGCCAGAAGGAGACCAAGTTCATTTTGCCAACAAGATTAGGATCCAGGGTGGGGCATCAGGCTATCCTCCCTAGGCAGATTCGCCAAGTCAAGTGCTCACTCCGCTCCCTGCTGTTATAACAGGTGATCACCAACCCCGGCATGAGATGGCGATGAGGCCGTTTGAATCACCATCACATCCTGCAGGGTAGAAAGAGCTCTAACTCCTCTCCAGAGCTAGCTCCCCAAAAGACAGCCACCTCAGGCAGAGTCAATTGGGAAGAAGGTCTAGAGAACCCAGCGAGATCCATTTAGAACTCAATTGGTTTCAGTGCCTCTCCCCACTGTCCATTATTAAAGACTCAGATTTCCTCCTCCCATAAGAaacctgccgctcccttccttttttCTCTGGTTCGTTGCTGAGAAAGTCTCCGACTCTGGTAATTATATTTTGCTGACCTAAATCATCCTGCAGTTTCAAGTCAATAGACTCACTTCTTGGCATTATTCTTCAATTCCCCTTCTAAGAACTATTGTGAAGTGTTGCTGAGGGCTGTTAAATGGCTACCACCTTCCATCCCAGAGGCAGCTGCTTTCAGTGGTGTGTGAGCGTTCTCTGTAAGCAGTTCATAACCTAGAAGCTAGTCCAGCACGGTTCTGGTGCGGTAAGAATACCTCAAGCTGTCAAAGTCGCAGCCCCCAAGGAGCTGAATAAGTTACAGATTCCAGTCACCCATCCCATCTGGTGTGAAGCCGTTTTTGATCTTTTAAGAAGCTTCCCCAGCCCAAGATGAGCAAACAGAGGGTCTCTGCTCAGTGCTGTGGTCTGCACTTTGAGAGTGAGGGAGACCGGTGTGGCTCTGAAGCAGACTGCATCTGCCATCTCCTCTAGCACTTCGCCCAAACAGGCCTCACCAGGGCATCCCAGCGAAGGAATGTAACTATGATACTGCATGCAGGGTGCTGAGCCTATCCCCATTGCCGCTTCCTCCCCTTCGTCGGGATCAGAAGGCATAACTCACCTGGCGATTAAGGGGCTCCCAGTAAAAGACGACTGAGGCTAAAGGATTGGAGTCCTGCAGAGTTGGGAGGCGGGGGGAataaaaagcacaaaacaaaggaCTCATCAACTGGGTAATGTGTCACATCCTAAAAGCTAGAGAAATTACCCACCTCTCCTAGCTCAGACTCTGCCCAAGGGTTTGGGACCTGGAGGAATTTAAGAGCACAAGACAGCCTAAGCCAACACAGCCCATGGGGAGGTGCCAACATGCTATGCATCAGCTCGATCAAATCAggatggggaatggaggggggcaCAAGGAGACATCTCTCTCCCACTCTCTGATCCCCACACCCGGGATCAACATACACCTCAGGGACCAAAGTGCCTTGGGCTGTCTGTGGGCTGCTCTTCTATAACAAAggagagaggcagctgctgtgcaCTTGAATTGATGTAAGCCTGGTGTAGACCTTGAGCACCTGCCAAGTCAGCGTCCCGCCCCTCATCTGAGCAAAGTTCGGGTGCCCACACAGACATGGAAAATACAGGCCAGCGGGTAGTTTACCTGCTTGCTGGTCAACATCCTATGTCCCCTGAGATTCTCCCTCCAGGCGTCATGCCCACCCCGGTCAGAAGAGCCAGAGCGTGACCAAAACCAGCCCTCAGTGACATGCCCCACACAAATCCATGAATGACTTGGTCTGTAACCCACGAGGCAGCTCTCACCAGCTCCTTTCCTTTCCGGCTCTCGTGGTTAGTGAAGAATCGAAAGCCATCCTGGCTAAACCCCTTCAGGAGCACCATGCGGGCAGAGGGCCTCCCATCCCTGAGCCAGGGAACAAATGCACCAGTCAACACAGAAGTGCAGCCACATACATACGTACATTCCAGAGACTGCCCTCCTGCCCCGGCAAAGGTGAAGGGAATCTACCCTCTTCTTTCTGGTCATGAATTGAGCATTGCTGAGATCAGGAAGGACGATTCACCACCCTCTCTCACCCTATACTTCATTATAGAAAGATGCACATTACAGGTTTCTgtgccttcctctacagcatttGAGACTGGACCCCGCTGGAGCCAGCATAATGGGCTGGCTGGGTCCCCTGTCTGATGTAACAGGGCAAACGTCCAGTCCCGTTCCAACACATAGCTATGCCTCTGGATCTGCTCCTTACTATCCATACAAACACGCCAGATGCTGTCTGCTCCCCTACTCGCCAGGTTACCCAGCTCAGGATACGCAAGCTGGCAGGGCACCTCACTGCAGGAAAGCAGAAAAGGAAGCCACCCAAAGACGCAGATAGGAGAGATTCTGGGCCAGCGACTCCCTTGCAATGCCCACCTGGTACTGGTGGCCAGGCACATAGCATTGGCTTCGCCGATTGAGGGGCACCGCATGGCCTCTTCAAACCACATGGCAAACTGCTTAATTGGGTCAAAGGAGGCGAGATGTTTCTCCTCAAATGCCTGCACAGGACAGaaatggggagaggggcagaagaATTGAAGTGTTACATCCCCCACCCATCAACCGTCAGGATCCTTCGCTTCCCCACGCATCATCTCAAATCCTGCTAACCTTGTAGCTGCAGGAACCAGCCCACATGACTTCAGCGTCACAACTCCTAGCCCACTGAACGGTGTCTGATGATCTCTGATTGCTTAAAGTCACGCAATGAGCCAATGACAGTCAAAACAGAACCTAAAGTCATGACCCTGCCCTGCTCATCTCCCTGTTCTAGCCACTGGGGAACACTCGCTGGTTTTTTATTTCATTCATtgcttgttgatttttttttaggtcAGCTGAGCTCTGTGAAGCTGCTGTCTTGTCCTATGCTGAGTAATAGAAAGACTGGTCTTGAAGCTTAAATCatgggcctgggagtcaggagacctggattttaGTCCCAGCTCTGCATGACCTTACCCTCTTGTTGCCTCTccgttcctcagtttcccctgtaaaTTAAGATTAGTATTTAGGCCCCTCACAGGTGGTTATGGTGATTAATCCACTTGTTTTAACATGCTCAGAGggtcagggtttgtctacatgggaaagttttacCCGGTAAACtgatcagggctttggagctgtgctccggctccgctccagctccaggacaaaacctgcagctccactgctccagagctgctccgcggtccagctccgctccaaagccctgatacTGATATAATTATACTGGTGTAGCTTCCCACGTGGACctatttattctggaataaatggGGGGATTTTTTGGTTTAACTTCAACCCTTCCCAATGGACATAAGCTAACTTCTCAAAAGGCCCTCTCATACCAGAATAAGAGTGTTCACATCGGGGTTATACCAGTACAGCTACAATCtaaattcacaccttatcttATACGGCTATAACTCTCTCATGCAGCCAAGTCCTTAGACTGAACAGCGGGCTATTAAAGCCAGGCACAGCCCTGTGGGTAACATATGAACACCCAGACTGGATCATGTCAacggtccatctaggccagtgtccggtcttccaacagtggaagatgccaggtgctccagagggaatgaacagaacaggtaattctcaagtgatccatcccccgttgtccaatcccagcttctggcaaacagatcaGGGACaatcagagcatggggctgcatccctaaccgtcttggctaatagccactgatggacctgtgcTCCAGGAACTCGTGTCATTCTTTGAGCCCTGCTGTACTGCTGGTCTCCGTACTGTCCTCTGATGGATgagagccacaggttggctgttAGCAAGGAACCCACCCTGGCCCCCTAGAGATGAACAGGGTCCTAACAGGGCTTTTCTGTGATCCCCACCATGATCCCCCCGACCAGCCTTTGGATAAGAGCAGGGCAGGATCTGGGGGAGTGTCTAGGGGAGGGAGCACCATGCCTCAGGGGGCCACAGGGTAAAGACCAGCTCACCTGCGAGGCCCGGCACCTGTGGGGGAAGGGTGATGTGCACCCCacctttgggggaggggaggaggagcagagattTCTGATTCCTCTTTCCTCctcgccccttctcctccctctttgAGCCCCTCCCCCATCGGGACCCCCCCTTCTCAAGTCCCCTCTCCCTCTAGAACGCTCCCACGTGCCCCTCCGCCACCAAGCCCCCACCCGGACCCTCCCTGTAGCGCCCCCCCACCTGGActcctccccagggaccctccctgTAGCCCCCCCCCACCTGGACTcgtccccagggaccctccctgTAGCGACCCCCCACCTGGACCCCTCCTCCCGGGACACCCCTCCTGGACacctccccccgcacccctcTCCGGAGCCCCCCCACCTGGACCCCTCCCCGCCGGGACCCCTCCCACGTGCCCCGCCCC
It encodes:
- the PNPO gene encoding pyridoxine-5'-phosphate oxidase, which gives rise to MGYAARSGLRVWAWLGSRPPRQVPAPAAAMDLGPLRKSYRGDEEAFEEKHLASFDPIKQFAMWFEEAMRCPSIGEANAMCLATSTRDGRPSARMVLLKGFSQDGFRFFTNHESRKGKELDSNPLASVVFYWEPLNRQVRIEGSVERLPEEESEHYFHSRPRSSQIGAVVSRQSTVIPDREYLRKKNAELEELYREGTVPKPAYWGGYILKPDVVEFWQGQTNRLHDRIVFRHLRDATAPTGLMTHKGEGNWVYERLAP